The proteins below are encoded in one region of Candidatus Latescibacterota bacterium:
- a CDS encoding bifunctional DNA primase/polymerase — translation MNENTIEKNPMLQAALRALESNLHPVPVEKNGEYSLVPWEKYRTTRPTREEVIEWFSGQQDAILGIITGTFFGIMAIELERGHDPWPPPGCELISSCVVETPDGTLQYYYMSGSGIKTCYGEIARGVNVLEKGGYIIIPPSHVNGNPYRYRKGSIEVAGYIPPYWLDEKLKMIRKKQGRKVIFDSNGARIMRKKRRKKKSLDYPKYFENPLFKRPENG, via the coding sequence ATGAACGAAAATACAATCGAAAAGAATCCCATGCTCCAAGCGGCGCTGAGGGCATTGGAAAGTAACCTGCACCCAGTACCAGTAGAAAAGAACGGTGAGTACTCCCTCGTTCCATGGGAGAAGTACAGAACCACACGTCCTACAAGAGAGGAAGTAATCGAGTGGTTCTCAGGACAACAGGATGCCATCTTGGGCATCATCACCGGCACATTCTTCGGAATTATGGCTATCGAACTAGAAAGAGGTCATGATCCGTGGCCACCTCCAGGATGTGAGCTCATTAGCTCGTGTGTCGTGGAAACGCCAGATGGAACACTGCAATATTACTATATGTCAGGATCCGGAATCAAAACCTGCTACGGAGAGATCGCACGAGGAGTTAATGTTCTGGAGAAAGGAGGCTATATAATTATTCCACCGTCCCATGTCAACGGGAACCCGTACCGATATAGAAAGGGCTCCATTGAAGTGGCCGGGTATATTCCGCCCTATTGGCTTGATGAAAAGTTGAAGATGATCAGGAAAAAGCAAGGTCGTAAGGTAATATTCGACTCAAATGGAGCAAGGATAATGCGCAAGAAGAGAAGAAAGAAGAAATCCTTGGATTACCCGAAGTACTTTGAGAATCCCTTATTCAAACGCCCTGAGAACGGATAA
- a CDS encoding HNH endonuclease yields MKKNDSKSYGGECAMNSILFVRAGHKNELADEFLSLGIVAVGWKKLADLSSIKSEGELERLLIEAYPKEGVKKDGSVKKHYAEIIEFSITAKPGDHVVTVDSVNKRLIVGVIEGPYKYTSEKYLWSGGEPYRHTLPVSWKYAVARTKEEKHSFPETALVGKTTYWLSDDTVEAILKAPRLILENHVQVKKLRNPRYWWVNQNQTYKHEVEGGYLWSPKLKKNGHRSHSYDNMTKVSPGDIVFSFKGARIPAIGIIQSKAVGSDKPMEFGQSGENWDKDGWYVSVEYHELKKKIRPKDHIDLIIPTLPDKYSPLQKTGDGIQNTYLAEIPKEMAGALVNLIGPEADEIVQGLRYESLQNITDDEIENDIRISDTITNTEKEQMVKSRRGQGVFRTRLESIEDRCRITGITQKHHLRASHIKPWRDSNNKERLDGENGLLLSPHVDHLFDRGFISFKDDGTVLLAEKLDQSVLDRWSIELPMNVGSFSTGQKRYLDYHRGNIFNQ; encoded by the coding sequence ATGAAGAAAAATGATTCAAAATCGTATGGTGGTGAGTGTGCTATGAATTCTATATTATTTGTTCGAGCTGGTCACAAAAATGAATTAGCCGATGAGTTTCTCTCTCTTGGAATAGTTGCAGTTGGATGGAAGAAACTAGCTGATTTATCGTCTATTAAATCAGAAGGAGAACTCGAGAGGCTTTTAATCGAAGCATACCCTAAAGAAGGTGTAAAGAAGGACGGTAGTGTAAAGAAACATTATGCAGAGATTATCGAGTTTTCCATCACAGCCAAACCTGGAGACCATGTTGTGACGGTTGATAGTGTCAATAAAAGGCTAATAGTGGGCGTGATTGAAGGTCCATATAAGTATACTTCTGAAAAATATCTTTGGTCTGGAGGAGAACCATACAGGCACACATTGCCGGTTTCGTGGAAGTATGCTGTGGCGCGAACTAAAGAGGAGAAACATTCATTCCCAGAAACTGCCCTCGTTGGAAAGACAACCTATTGGTTATCGGATGATACTGTCGAAGCAATACTAAAGGCTCCAAGGCTGATTCTTGAGAATCATGTTCAAGTCAAAAAGCTGAGGAACCCGAGATATTGGTGGGTAAATCAGAACCAGACGTACAAGCACGAAGTTGAAGGCGGTTATTTGTGGTCTCCAAAGCTAAAGAAAAACGGTCACAGAAGTCATTCCTACGATAACATGACAAAGGTGAGCCCTGGGGATATCGTTTTTTCGTTCAAGGGTGCAAGGATACCGGCCATAGGAATTATTCAATCAAAGGCCGTTGGATCTGACAAGCCGATGGAGTTCGGACAGTCAGGGGAGAATTGGGACAAAGATGGCTGGTATGTGAGCGTGGAATACCATGAGCTGAAAAAGAAGATAAGGCCGAAGGATCATATTGATCTGATCATACCAACCCTGCCTGATAAATATTCACCTCTTCAAAAGACTGGTGACGGTATTCAGAACACTTATCTGGCTGAGATCCCGAAAGAGATGGCTGGGGCGTTAGTGAACTTGATAGGCCCTGAGGCAGATGAGATCGTTCAGGGCCTCCGCTACGAATCGTTACAGAACATTACAGACGATGAGATTGAGAATGATATTCGGATATCTGATACAATCACAAATACTGAAAAAGAACAGATGGTGAAGTCCCGCCGAGGACAGGGAGTGTTCCGTACTCGTCTCGAATCGATAGAGGACCGGTGTCGAATCACAGGAATAACCCAGAAGCACCATCTTCGAGCAAGTCACATTAAGCCCTGGAGAGATTCGAACAACAAGGAACGACTGGATGGGGAGAACGGACTACTGCTGTCTCCTCACGTGGATCACCTGTTTGATAGGGGTTTCATAAGTTTTAAAGATGATGGGACAGTTCTTTTGGCTGAGAAACTAGATCAGTCGGTTCTAGATAGGTGGTCGATTGAGTTGCCTATGAACGTAGGTTCTTTCTCGACAGGACAGAAGAGGTACCTCGACTATCACCGCGGGAACATTTTCAATCAATAG